In a single window of the Penaeus chinensis breed Huanghai No. 1 chromosome 4, ASM1920278v2, whole genome shotgun sequence genome:
- the LOC125025194 gene encoding uncharacterized protein LOC125025194 codes for MEAGFSKTEYMTTDGKRDQQNTIQLDGVSIKRVKSFKYLRAMTELSGEMDTDVNHRVQSGGNNWMKVTGVICDRRVPIRLKGKVYREVVRPAVTYGLGAAALKQVEEKKLDVTEMKMLRWMSGVTLLDRISNEDIRGSVKAVEISKKVQEARLRWVGHLKER; via the coding sequence ATGGAGGCAGGCTTTAGTAAAACGGAATATATGACAACGGATGGGAAAAGAGATCAACAAAACACAATACAGTTAGATGGAGTGAGCATAAAGAGAGTGAAGAGTTTTAAATATCTGAGAGCAATGACAGAACTATCAGGAGAAATGGATACAGACGTAAACCACCGTGTTCAAAGTGGAGGGAACAACTGGATGAAGGTGACGGGCGTGATATGTGACAGAAGAGTGCCTATACGACTGAAAGGAAAGGTCTACAGAGAAGTAGTAAGGCCGGCAGTGACGTATGGGTTGGGAGCAGCTGCACTCAAGCAGGTAGAAGAGAAGAAACTAGATGTTACAGAAATGAAGATGCTAAGATGGATGTCTGGAGTGACACTGTTGGACAGAATTAGTAACGAGGACATCAGAGGATCAGTGAAGGCAGTCGAAATATCGAAAAAAGTGCAAGAGGCAAGATTGAGATGGGTTGGACATCTAAAGGAACGATGA